A part of Pectinatus sottacetonis genomic DNA contains:
- a CDS encoding PHP domain-containing protein: MKFIDLHAHSTMSDGTCTPEELVKLAKKTGLSAITVTDHDTIDGIQEAATAAEKIGIKFITGMEVSVDYKDRKLHVVALGFNPMSDKFKKLYKKIRSNKEDKIEKVIAAIREKGIDISMEKVKPFVYGKNMERYAIMRYMAAIKVSDKIQEIWDKYLNPVIEELGLNKNVTIKETAEGIHAAGGIISLAHFHKFIGLKGLTRVDQESAIADLRIQGLDGMEKYYSNYTGDDKAFAAAMIKKYKMLPTGGSDFHGANRVGVELGTGINNNLQIPYSLYENIVKFIL; encoded by the coding sequence ATGAAATTTATAGATTTACATGCCCATTCTACAATGTCGGACGGCACGTGTACTCCTGAAGAATTGGTAAAACTAGCAAAAAAAACAGGATTATCAGCAATAACAGTTACTGATCATGATACTATTGATGGTATACAGGAAGCAGCAACGGCAGCTGAGAAAATTGGAATTAAATTTATTACAGGTATGGAAGTATCTGTTGATTATAAAGATCGTAAATTACATGTTGTAGCCCTGGGATTTAATCCGATGAGTGATAAGTTTAAAAAATTATATAAAAAAATCCGCAGTAACAAAGAAGATAAAATAGAAAAGGTTATTGCAGCTATTCGTGAAAAAGGAATAGATATTAGTATGGAAAAAGTAAAACCTTTTGTATATGGGAAAAATATGGAAAGATATGCAATAATGCGTTATATGGCAGCAATTAAGGTTTCGGATAAAATTCAGGAAATTTGGGATAAATATTTAAATCCGGTAATAGAAGAATTGGGTCTCAATAAAAATGTCACTATAAAAGAAACTGCTGAGGGAATTCATGCGGCAGGAGGAATAATTTCTTTGGCACACTTTCATAAATTCATAGGATTAAAAGGATTAACTCGTGTTGACCAGGAATCAGCAATAGCTGATCTCCGTATCCAAGGACTTGATGGAATGGAAAAATATTATAGCAATTATACCGGAGATGATAAGGCTTTTGCTGCGGCAATGATTAAAAAATACAAGATGCTGCCGACAGGTGGTAGTGATTTTCACGGAGCAAATCGTGTAGGTGTAGAACTAGGAACGGGGATAAATAACAATTTGCAGATTCCTTATTCGCTTTACGAAAATATAGTAAAATTTATATTATGA
- the uvrC gene encoding excinuclease ABC subunit UvrC: MNDLIEQKLKQLPSAPGVYIMKDAAKRIIYVGKAVILKNRVRQYFQSNKNHSAKVIAMVKKIADFETIITGSEIEALILECNLIKKHHPRYNISLRDDKTYPYLKITLKEDFPRVLITRRIKKDGSRYFGPYTNVGAMKESLKLLRRSFPLRTCKNMNVDRPCLEYHIKRCMAPCVGKIGKKTYGEMVKSVLLFLEGKSDILEKVLYQRMEKAAENFQFELAASLRDQLAAIKKTTEKQKIMTYGKDQDAVGMARSIYGVCMQVFYIRGGKMIGRNHFILKNIENESDIAVMTAFFKQYYNQASSLPQEVLLPIKIYDGLLMEQWLTAVKGKKIDIIIPQRGLKKDLVNMAAENAAKFLKDEEERIMKENAQTMGAVKELGKYLHLARLPRRMECFDISHIQGSETVASMVVFEDGLPDKSSYRRFKIKSTEGKPDDFLSMREVTKRRYEKVDADDMPDLIIIDGGKGQLSSALEIIRGAGHMMVPVVGLAKQFEYIFTEGESEPVILPRHSEALYLVQRIRDEAHRFAITYHRKLRGKRNMVSILDHIDGIGPKRRRILWEHFGRLDKIKEADVAQLAAVKGMTKSAAQAVYNFFAAQESFVTKNNIK; this comes from the coding sequence ATGAATGATTTAATAGAACAAAAATTAAAACAGCTGCCGTCTGCTCCCGGAGTATATATAATGAAGGATGCGGCAAAAAGGATAATATATGTCGGGAAAGCTGTAATATTAAAAAATAGGGTAAGACAATATTTCCAAAGTAATAAAAATCATTCGGCAAAAGTTATTGCAATGGTTAAAAAAATTGCTGATTTTGAAACAATAATTACTGGATCAGAAATCGAAGCCTTAATTTTAGAATGTAATCTTATAAAAAAGCATCATCCCCGCTATAATATAAGTCTGCGTGATGATAAAACTTATCCATACTTGAAAATAACCCTGAAAGAAGATTTTCCCCGGGTATTAATCACAAGAAGAATAAAAAAAGATGGTTCACGTTATTTTGGACCGTATACCAATGTAGGTGCTATGAAAGAAAGCCTGAAACTTCTGAGAAGATCTTTTCCCCTGCGCACTTGTAAGAATATGAATGTTGATCGACCTTGTCTTGAATATCATATAAAAAGATGTATGGCTCCATGTGTAGGGAAAATTGGTAAAAAAACTTATGGTGAAATGGTAAAATCTGTATTATTGTTTCTAGAAGGTAAAAGTGATATCTTGGAAAAAGTACTTTATCAGCGCATGGAAAAGGCAGCAGAGAATTTTCAGTTCGAGCTGGCAGCGTCTTTGCGTGACCAATTAGCAGCAATAAAAAAGACTACTGAAAAACAGAAGATAATGACTTATGGCAAAGATCAGGATGCAGTGGGGATGGCCCGTTCTATATATGGTGTATGCATGCAGGTATTTTATATAAGAGGCGGGAAAATGATCGGCCGGAATCATTTTATATTAAAAAATATTGAAAATGAAAGTGATATTGCTGTAATGACAGCGTTTTTTAAACAGTATTATAATCAAGCGTCTTCTTTACCGCAGGAAGTTTTACTGCCAATTAAAATTTATGATGGACTGCTGATGGAACAATGGTTGACAGCGGTAAAGGGTAAAAAAATTGATATAATAATACCGCAAAGAGGATTAAAAAAGGATCTGGTCAATATGGCTGCCGAAAATGCAGCAAAATTTCTGAAGGATGAAGAAGAACGTATAATGAAGGAAAATGCTCAGACTATGGGTGCCGTTAAGGAATTAGGAAAATATCTGCATTTGGCACGTTTACCAAGACGTATGGAATGTTTTGATATATCTCATATACAAGGTTCAGAAACAGTTGCATCAATGGTTGTTTTTGAAGATGGGCTGCCAGATAAATCCTCATACAGAAGATTTAAAATCAAATCTACAGAAGGAAAACCAGATGATTTTTTATCAATGAGAGAAGTAACTAAAAGGCGCTATGAAAAAGTAGATGCTGATGATATGCCTGATCTTATAATAATTGATGGAGGCAAGGGACAGCTTAGTTCTGCCTTGGAAATAATAAGAGGGGCAGGACATATGATGGTACCAGTAGTCGGACTGGCTAAACAGTTTGAATATATTTTTACTGAAGGAGAAAGTGAACCTGTTATTTTACCACGACATAGTGAGGCTTTGTATTTAGTACAGCGAATACGTGATGAGGCACATCGTTTTGCGATCACTTACCATAGAAAACTGCGCGGCAAAAGAAATATGGTTTCGATTTTAGATCACATTGATGGGATTGGTCCCAAAAGACGGCGAATATTGTGGGAGCATTTTGGCAGACTGGATAAGATAAAGGAAGCAGACGTCGCTCAATTAGCAGCGGTTAAAGGAATGACAAAATCAGCGGCACAGGCAGTTTATAATTTTTTTGCGGCACAGGAATCGTTTGTTACTAAAAATAATATAAAATAG
- the map gene encoding type I methionyl aminopeptidase — translation MHRNDLCWCGSGLKYKRCHLDFDEKIASIKLDPRRGQIKPPHEIIKNEKDIAGIIKSGQINNAALDLVADNIKEGMDTLTLNDMVHKFIVDNGGIPACLNYAGYPKSICISINNVVCHGIPSKDTILKDGDIVNVDITTIFDGYFADASRMFMIGNVSPEAKKLVEVTKKCMELGIEAVRPWHFVGDIGAMIQKYAHANNYSVVTALGGHGVGKKFHEEPFVNHAGEKNTGMLLVPGMVLTVEPMINIGGHDVYTDEKDGWTVYTKDGSLSAQWEKTILITQTGTQILAD, via the coding sequence TTGCATAGAAATGATCTTTGCTGGTGCGGCAGCGGCCTTAAATATAAACGCTGTCATCTAGACTTTGATGAAAAAATTGCTTCAATAAAACTTGACCCCAGAAGAGGACAAATAAAACCGCCGCATGAAATAATAAAAAATGAAAAAGATATTGCCGGTATCATAAAAAGCGGCCAAATAAATAATGCTGCCCTCGACCTAGTTGCTGATAACATAAAAGAAGGTATGGACACACTCACATTAAATGATATGGTTCACAAATTCATAGTTGATAACGGTGGCATTCCAGCTTGTTTAAATTACGCCGGATATCCTAAAAGTATATGTATTTCGATAAATAACGTAGTTTGTCACGGTATCCCTTCTAAAGATACTATTTTAAAAGACGGTGATATTGTAAATGTTGACATAACTACTATTTTCGATGGATATTTTGCTGATGCCTCGCGCATGTTCATGATTGGCAATGTATCTCCTGAAGCTAAAAAGCTTGTTGAAGTTACTAAAAAGTGCATGGAATTAGGGATAGAAGCTGTAAGACCATGGCATTTTGTTGGGGATATAGGTGCAATGATCCAAAAATATGCCCATGCTAACAATTACTCTGTAGTCACTGCATTAGGCGGACATGGCGTTGGTAAAAAATTTCATGAAGAACCATTTGTAAACCATGCCGGAGAAAAAAATACCGGGATGCTGCTAGTTCCAGGAATGGTACTTACAGTTGAACCAATGATAAATATTGGTGGTCATGATGTATATACCGATGAAAAAGACGGATGGACCGTTTACACCAAAGATGGCTCACTATCTGCCCAATGGGAAAAGACTATTCTTATCACCCAAACTGGGACACAGATTCTTGCCGATTGA
- the ftsE gene encoding cell division ATP-binding protein FtsE encodes MKSSNETNVIKMENISKVYDNGAIALDNVNIEIKYGEFVFIVGTSGAGKSTFIKLLLREILPTTGSLLVNGYSINDMQQRDIPYLRRGLGVIFQDYRLLPNKTVYENVAFAMRVIESPRRLILRSVNSVLDVVGLREKYKCFPSQLSGGEQQRVAIARAVVNNPSIVIADEPTGNLDPETSWEIMDIFQRINAAGTTIVMATHDKSIVDTMQKRVIAIENGRIARDDSIGGYGYEI; translated from the coding sequence ATGAAATCATCCAATGAAACAAATGTTATTAAAATGGAAAATATTTCCAAAGTATATGATAACGGTGCAATTGCTCTTGACAACGTAAATATAGAAATAAAATATGGAGAATTTGTTTTTATTGTTGGAACAAGTGGTGCAGGCAAATCCACTTTCATCAAATTATTATTACGGGAAATACTTCCTACAACAGGAAGTTTATTAGTAAATGGCTACTCTATAAATGATATGCAGCAACGTGATATTCCCTATCTACGCCGCGGTCTTGGTGTTATTTTTCAAGACTACCGTCTTTTGCCTAACAAAACTGTTTATGAAAATGTAGCATTTGCCATGCGCGTAATAGAATCGCCCCGGCGCCTGATTCTACGAAGTGTCAATAGTGTCCTAGACGTTGTGGGACTAAGAGAAAAATACAAATGCTTTCCCTCACAATTATCGGGAGGCGAACAGCAGCGTGTAGCTATAGCAAGAGCCGTTGTCAATAATCCTTCAATTGTAATCGCTGATGAACCAACAGGTAATCTTGACCCAGAAACTTCATGGGAAATTATGGATATTTTCCAGCGAATAAATGCCGCAGGAACAACTATCGTAATGGCTACACATGACAAAAGCATTGTAGACACCATGCAGAAACGTGTAATTGCCATAGAAAATGGTCGTATTGCCCGCGATGATTCAATAGGAGGTTATGGCTATGAAATTTAG
- the ftsX gene encoding permease-like cell division protein FtsX produces MKFRTSEYFIKEVAISLKRNNWMSLASIGTVTISLFILGMFIMVVANLDRMASTLESQVQISIYLKDNITKQQQSTIEDELKGIPGIDSIKYVSKEDAMKRFKSRLGDQKYLLNALDNTNPLPNAFEVTVKSPDMVKTISQKVTKFKGIDSAVYAQDVVEHLFELTKLIRFIGIAVIIFLAGATIFIISNTIRLTVFARRKEIAIMKYVGATDWFIRWPFLLEGVVLGFIGGDIAALLLHISYSVLTHKIYDMMAFFPLISIYPFITYITLLIIFSGIIIGALGSTISIKRFLEV; encoded by the coding sequence ATGAAATTTAGAACATCAGAATATTTTATAAAGGAAGTTGCCATATCCCTAAAACGCAACAATTGGATGTCCTTAGCTTCAATAGGAACTGTTACTATATCGCTTTTCATCTTAGGAATGTTTATAATGGTCGTTGCTAATCTCGACCGTATGGCATCTACTTTGGAATCACAAGTACAGATAAGTATTTATTTAAAGGATAATATTACCAAACAGCAGCAATCGACTATAGAAGATGAGCTCAAGGGAATACCCGGTATTGACTCCATAAAATATGTATCTAAAGAAGATGCCATGAAACGCTTCAAAAGTAGATTGGGCGATCAGAAATACCTTCTTAATGCCTTAGATAATACCAATCCTTTGCCTAATGCATTTGAAGTTACTGTTAAATCACCTGATATGGTAAAAACTATCTCCCAGAAAGTAACTAAATTCAAGGGCATTGATAGTGCTGTTTATGCCCAGGATGTCGTTGAGCATTTATTCGAACTGACAAAACTCATCCGATTCATTGGTATAGCCGTAATAATTTTCTTAGCCGGAGCAACAATATTTATAATCTCTAACACTATACGATTAACAGTTTTTGCCCGGCGTAAAGAGATAGCTATAATGAAGTATGTAGGTGCAACTGATTGGTTTATTCGTTGGCCATTTTTATTAGAAGGTGTTGTCCTGGGATTCATCGGTGGTGACATTGCTGCCTTACTCCTACATATTTCCTACTCTGTCCTAACCCATAAAATATATGATATGATGGCCTTTTTCCCATTAATTTCCATATATCCTTTTATAACATATATTACACTACTCATTATTTTCAGCGGTATTATTATTGGTGCTTTAGGAAGTACCATATCGATAAAACGATTTCTTGAGGTATAG
- a CDS encoding murein hydrolase activator EnvC family protein — MFFHKRLCYILTSIIIITSFCSSVFAESLQNKLDNLNNEAAAKKNEINAVKSRELTVSEQLRNISAQVNNATAAYNNVKNQLDTTQKKIDNNEQLLQGTQKKLSKRQEILDKRIRDIYMHGQISYIDVLVGANSFSDFLTRLSLVKRIIRYDYNLISSIMQEKQTITATKKELESDRSKTAKLVQSAKEKYNILKTTEDQKQALLYKVQHDRKTAEQAYDEIVAASRQVEQLIQNYNSQYDSSSTPAGNGTFIWPLSGPITSPFGWRVHPLYGRRIFHTGIDIGGSYGTPIHAAASGTVIYAGWISGYGNAVIISHGGGLETLYGHNQSLAVSQGQHVSQGQVISYCGSTGNSTGPHCHFEVRKNGHPVNPLNYL; from the coding sequence ATGTTTTTTCACAAACGACTTTGTTATATTCTTACAAGTATAATTATTATAACAAGTTTTTGCAGTTCTGTTTTTGCTGAATCATTGCAAAATAAACTAGATAATTTAAACAATGAGGCTGCTGCCAAAAAAAATGAAATAAATGCAGTAAAATCAAGGGAATTAACTGTATCGGAACAATTGCGTAATATTTCCGCACAAGTAAATAATGCAACAGCAGCTTATAACAATGTAAAAAACCAACTTGATACCACACAAAAAAAGATTGACAATAATGAACAATTGCTGCAAGGAACTCAGAAAAAGCTCAGTAAGCGCCAGGAAATTCTTGATAAAAGGATTCGTGATATATATATGCATGGACAAATAAGCTATATAGACGTACTTGTCGGAGCAAACAGTTTTTCTGACTTTTTGACACGCTTATCACTGGTAAAACGAATAATCCGTTATGATTACAATCTTATAAGCAGTATCATGCAAGAAAAACAAACTATAACTGCCACGAAAAAAGAATTAGAGAGCGACCGCAGTAAAACGGCTAAATTGGTGCAATCAGCAAAAGAAAAATACAATATATTGAAAACTACTGAAGACCAAAAACAAGCTTTGCTATATAAAGTACAACATGATAGAAAAACCGCTGAACAAGCTTATGATGAAATAGTAGCCGCATCACGACAGGTAGAACAACTTATTCAGAATTATAACAGTCAATATGATTCTTCAAGCACGCCTGCCGGAAATGGTACTTTTATATGGCCTTTATCAGGCCCGATTACATCTCCCTTTGGGTGGCGCGTTCATCCGCTTTATGGCCGACGGATATTTCACACCGGCATTGATATTGGTGGCAGCTATGGCACACCAATACATGCAGCAGCCAGTGGTACAGTTATATATGCTGGTTGGATATCCGGCTATGGTAATGCTGTTATTATAAGCCATGGTGGTGGGCTGGAAACACTATATGGTCATAACCAGTCACTTGCCGTCAGCCAGGGACAGCATGTATCACAAGGTCAGGTTATTTCCTATTGCGGTTCTACTGGTAATTCTACCGGGCCTCACTGTCATTTTGAAGTACGTAAAAATGGGCATCCGGTAAACCCTTTGAATTATTTATAA
- a CDS encoding S41 family peptidase — MKIKKKFLAALVIIVFLVSSFITLTGIYFLCGFNRYKISDTVRFFSALRLIQTYYVKKVDDDKLIDGAITGMVNSLGDPHSIYLNQSLYKRLMEQTEGSFGGIGVVMQYDKDKKIVNVIAVMKNTPGENAGIKPGDEIIAIDDTPAKDFSFEQIASHIRGPVGTSVTLTIKNAQGTKQIKITRATIKTATVSHQMLKNNIGYIRIGMFAENTGNEFTTAYDDLQKQNMKGLIIDLRSNPGGLLTSCVQIAKQLVPKGIIVSTVDRNGKKEVFQSDLAQTKYPIVVLINKNSASAAEILSGALQDTKAATLVGTKSYGKGSVQQIIPLGSGRALKITIAKYYTPSGRSIDGIGIEPDVPVQLNLNGTIDNQLETAINVLKEKMK; from the coding sequence ATGAAAATAAAGAAAAAATTTCTAGCTGCATTAGTAATTATCGTCTTTCTTGTATCATCTTTTATTACTCTTACCGGTATCTATTTTCTATGTGGATTCAACCGGTATAAAATATCTGATACTGTACGCTTTTTTAGTGCCTTAAGACTAATACAAACCTATTACGTGAAAAAGGTAGACGATGATAAACTTATCGACGGGGCCATAACCGGAATGGTTAACTCTCTAGGAGATCCTCATTCTATATATCTTAATCAAAGTTTATATAAACGCTTAATGGAACAAACTGAAGGTTCATTCGGTGGAATTGGTGTTGTTATGCAATATGACAAGGATAAAAAAATTGTAAATGTCATCGCCGTCATGAAAAATACTCCTGGAGAAAATGCTGGTATAAAACCGGGTGATGAAATAATTGCCATAGATGATACACCAGCAAAAGATTTTTCCTTTGAACAAATAGCATCCCATATACGAGGACCTGTCGGAACAAGTGTTACTTTGACTATAAAAAATGCCCAGGGAACAAAACAAATAAAAATAACCCGTGCCACAATAAAAACAGCAACAGTAAGTCATCAAATGTTAAAAAATAATATTGGCTATATAAGAATAGGTATGTTTGCTGAAAATACCGGTAATGAATTTACTACAGCTTATGATGATCTACAAAAGCAAAATATGAAGGGACTAATTATCGACCTGCGCTCTAATCCCGGTGGATTATTGACCAGTTGTGTACAAATTGCTAAACAATTAGTACCAAAAGGAATTATTGTTTCAACAGTTGACCGCAATGGCAAAAAAGAAGTTTTCCAATCTGATCTAGCACAAACAAAGTATCCTATAGTCGTATTGATTAATAAAAACAGTGCCAGTGCCGCAGAAATATTATCTGGAGCTTTGCAGGACACCAAAGCAGCTACCCTTGTAGGAACAAAATCCTATGGTAAGGGTTCTGTGCAGCAGATTATTCCTCTAGGCAGTGGCCGTGCATTAAAAATAACAATTGCTAAATACTATACTCCCAGCGGACGATCTATAGATGGCATAGGTATTGAACCTGATGTCCCAGTACAGTTAAATCTTAATGGAACAATCGACAATCAGCTAGAAACAGCAATTAATGTGCTAAAAGAGAAAATGAAATAG
- the tnpB gene encoding IS200/IS605 family element RNA-guided endonuclease TnpB has protein sequence MEKAFKFRIYPNKTQELLLQKTFGCVRYVFNHYLDMRIKAYNNDKTTLTYTKCSSNLTQLKKENTWLKEPDKCSLQNALKDLDTAYQNFFKHKKVGFPKFKTKKNRHKSYKTNFTNSNIEFLGTKIKLPKLGKVKIRDKQIPQGRILNAVISQTPDGKYFVSLCCTEIEKPVFNRTDNYVGIDLGLKEFAITSDGDKHPHHKYLKQSLRKLAKLQKSLSRKTKDSSNRNKARIKVARLQARIANQRKDMLHKLSHKLIENYDVICLEDLQINNMLKNHKLARSIIDASWSEFIRQLKYKAQWYSKEIVQIDKFYPSSQLCHNCGYQNKEIKDLTIRKWECPNCKSQHDRDINAAINIRNEGLRILNITA, from the coding sequence ATGGAAAAAGCCTTCAAATTTAGGATATACCCCAACAAAACACAAGAACTACTGCTGCAAAAAACATTTGGCTGCGTAAGATATGTTTTTAATCACTATCTCGACATGCGAATCAAAGCATACAATAATGATAAAACCACACTTACCTATACCAAATGTTCCAGTAATTTAACGCAGTTGAAAAAAGAAAACACCTGGTTAAAAGAACCAGATAAATGTTCCTTACAAAACGCGTTAAAAGACCTCGATACAGCTTACCAGAACTTCTTTAAACATAAAAAAGTTGGCTTTCCTAAATTCAAGACCAAAAAGAACAGGCATAAATCCTACAAGACAAACTTTACCAATAGCAACATTGAATTTCTGGGAACAAAAATAAAACTTCCCAAGCTGGGTAAGGTAAAAATAAGAGATAAACAAATACCACAGGGCAGAATCTTAAACGCAGTAATATCACAAACCCCTGATGGTAAATACTTTGTATCCCTATGCTGTACAGAAATAGAAAAACCTGTTTTTAATCGTACTGACAACTATGTCGGTATCGACCTTGGCCTAAAAGAATTTGCAATCACTTCCGATGGCGATAAACATCCCCATCACAAATACCTGAAACAGTCACTACGAAAACTTGCCAAACTGCAAAAAAGCTTGTCCCGAAAAACAAAGGACAGCTCAAACAGGAACAAAGCAAGAATCAAAGTAGCCAGGCTGCAGGCACGTATTGCAAATCAGCGAAAAGATATGCTGCATAAACTATCTCATAAACTTATAGAAAACTACGATGTTATCTGCTTAGAAGACTTACAAATAAATAACATGCTGAAAAATCACAAATTAGCCAGAAGCATCATAGATGCCAGCTGGTCAGAATTTATCCGTCAGCTAAAATATAAAGCTCAGTGGTATAGCAAAGAAATAGTACAAATAGACAAATTCTATCCATCAAGCCAGCTGTGCCATAATTGTGGTTACCAAAACAAAGAAATAAAAGACCTTACTATAAGGAAATGGGAATGTCCTAACTGTAAATCCCAGCATGACAGAGATATAAATGCCGCCATAAACATTCGCAATGAAGGACTAAGAATATTAAACATAACAGCGTAA
- a CDS encoding MerR family transcriptional regulator, which translates to MFISQISKITGICESTLRYYEKKKLIRVTRNKNGCRDYSENDIEWILFIKRLKDTGMLLRDIQTYAKLRYQGDATMRARLNLLLKHRHYVLKKQRQWLDYLNNLDAKIKIYKVKLKKAPIKVQ; encoded by the coding sequence ATGTTTATTAGTCAAATTTCCAAAATAACCGGCATATGTGAATCTACTTTACGTTATTATGAGAAGAAAAAATTAATTCGCGTCACCCGCAACAAGAATGGCTGCCGTGACTACTCAGAGAATGACATTGAATGGATACTTTTCATTAAACGACTCAAGGATACCGGCATGCTGCTGCGTGATATCCAAACCTACGCCAAGCTCCGCTATCAGGGCGATGCTACTATGCGGGCTCGTTTAAATCTTTTACTAAAACATCGGCACTATGTATTAAAAAAACAGCGACAATGGCTGGATTACTTAAATAATTTAGACGCAAAAATAAAAATATATAAAGTCAAGTTGAAAAAAGCTCCAATAAAAGTTCAGTAA